GAGCCACAAGTAGCACTGAAAGATAGACCACCTGCTCCGTTGCCAACAATACAGTCACCACTACCACCGTAAGCATTTGGGAGGGTGAAGGTCAGATTGCCGGCAGTGGCAGCAGCTTGAATGGTAGTGGTGTTGGTACTGCCATCGCTTAAGGTGAGGACACCTGCTTGGGAGGTGGTGCCAATAGACACACTAGCACCCTGAAAGACACCAGTGCCCGCCACGGTGAGGTTACCATTGGCGGCCAGTAGCAGTCGGTCATTGCCACTGGCTTGGAACTGCAGTAAGCTACCTGCTCCGGTTTGGTTGATCCGCAGTGCCGTGTTGGCTGAGTTGACAGTTTGGGTGGCACTAGGTGCCAGTTGGGCCAGTTGGTCAGCTGTAAAGGAGCCCGTGGCTCCTTTGAGGGTTTGGGCTTGTTGGGCAGCAAAGGCGTATGGTACAGCCGTTACCTTGATGCGAGGGTTCATCTCACCATTCCATGGTGGGGTGGCGGTTTGAGTAGGACCGCCGATGTTCATGCTGAGCCAGAGTTCTTGGCTCCAGTCTATGGTGCCAGGAAAGGCTGTACCACCAGCCGTGGTATCTGCCAGGCTGACGGTCAGGTAGCCGTTCTTGACCTGGACACGGTAGTCATTGCCAGGTGCGGCACCATTGGTGTCGTAGCGAGTGTCTGTCCAGAGTAGTGTGCCACCAGAGGCTGCATCGTACAGCTTAAACTGAACGTTGTAGTAGCCATCAGGCACCAGGGCGCCTGTGTTGGTGAGGATACGGGCTTGGAAGTTAATGGTGGTGTTAGCGGCTGCTAACGCGTTGGGTGTGAAGGCGGGCGTATATAGATATACAGCGGTAAGGAGGCTGAGAGTGAGGGTGAACAAAAGAGAGCTGGCAGTGATGGTGCGATGGAATATACGGGTTGAGTGGGAATTGGTACTACCAGGATGTAGTACGTATGTACATAATTTTGTAAGTCTATAAAAAACAAAAAACACAGACCGACTGATGTGGCTGCTGCGTTGGTGTGTACAGATAGTGTTGTTTACGCCAGGCTTATTTTTGAACCTATGGCGCAATGCGCTGAGCATGTTTTTTTAGATTTTGTTTTAGTTTAGTTGTTTGTGTGTGTATACCGCTGTTTTGGTTTACAGGTTTTAGTATATCTGATTGGCCAAAGAGAACAAGACACTTTGTATACAAAAATAGAACATAGAAAACAAGTGAATAAGTCGTAAATAATGTGTACAATGTGTTGTGTGTACAACATCGTTACAGTAGCAATACAAAAACACAGAGCTACCAACAGTGCTTCACACTGTATACATTATTACAACAACAATATTTGAGGTGGTGGATTTATCCACAGTCTAATGTAATGATTATTCATTAAAAACAGCTCTTGTAATTATAAAATGCCGTTTTTACTGACGTAAAACTACCCTTCATAAGGTCTATGTTCTGTCTATTTAAAAGTGTACTAAACAATTTTACTAATGGTAATAGTTGTTTTGCGTTGGCGATGACCACGTGTTTTATGAACGCGTTTTTTTGCTTTATAACGAATAGATACGACTTTATCTGTCTTGACGTCTTGTTCGTCTACCTTTGCAGTAACTTTAGCGCCTGTTACTACTGGAGTACCAACGAGTGTTTTGTCACCGTCAATCACCAATAGTGGCTCAAATGTCACGGTCTTATCTTCAGAAAGTAGTTCTACTTGCAACGTGTCGCCTTCTGCCACGATATATTGCTTACCACCGGTGGTGATTACAGCTTTTTTCATTACTATCCTCTTATCATTTATGAATTAGTCAACTGATATGGTACCAGATATAGCTCTTTTAGTAAAGAGTAGCTAGGGAGAACTATTTCCCCAAGGCTATTGTTAGTGTTGCACCACCTATTGTAACGCTGTCCTTGTACATAGGGTTTTGTAATACGTGTGGTGATGACAGCGTCTCTTTAGATATATAAGCTTGATGATGCTCAATAGCCTGGGATAACTTCTTATCAGGAGTACTTAGCTCACATAAAATTCTATCTTCTACATTAAAATCTGCTTTTTTACGGGCTGATTGCACCTGCCTGACGACGTCTCGTACCATGCCCTCGGCTAACAATTCATCTGTTAGAGTGGTATCAATCGTTACCTTTGGCTCTTTACCATGCTGTAACATTACTGTTTTAACATTTAGCTCCTCTTGTAAGATTGCTGTGTATGCATCTGCTAGGTGTGACGGTATTTGTACAGATGTGTTTACCTGTGCGGATGCTAATGGTTGTCTTACTTTTATGCCTGCATCTGCACGTTGTGATAGCCCTATGGTTATGAGTTCCCTTATCTGAGCCATTTGTTCAATAACAGATGTATCTATAGACTGAAAATGTGGCCAGTCAGTGAGGTGAACCGACTCTTTACCAGTGAGGTTTCTGTATAGCGCTTCGCTCATAAACGGTGTGATTGGAGCCATAATACGGCTAAGTGTCATTAAAACGTAGTGCAAGGTCGCATAGGCATCTTGTTTGTCGGTGTCGTTGTCTGTCTTCCAGAATCGTTTACGACTACGGCGGACAAACCAGTTACTGGCATCATCTATAAACGGTAGTATGGGTTTGATTGCACCTGGCAAATCGTAGTCGCCAAAGCTCTTGTCTACTTCTATGGAGAGTTGGTGTAACCTAGATACTATCCATATATCTAAGAGGTTCTTTAATTTTGATATTTCTGGTTTATTCTTTGGATTATATTCCCATTTATCTACTTCTGCATACAATGTAAAGAAATCATACATATTCCAAACCATGGCAAGTTTGCGCTGCACGTCTAAAACTTCTTTATCTTTAAGTGAGAAGTCTTCGCCGTTAAGTAGCGGTGAACCGAGTAACAAGAACCGAAAGCTATCAGCTCCGTATGCATCCATGAGTTCGTTTGGATCGGTATAGTTTTTGAGTTTTTTACTCATCTTTTTACCATCCGCTGCATTTATAAAGCCTGTACATATTAGGTTCTTAAATGGCGCCTTACCAAATAAACCTACGTTGACCGCCATTAGTGAGTAAAACCAGCCACGTGTCTGGTCAATAGCCTCTATAATAAAGTCGGCCGGAAAACTTTCTTTAAACTTTGCGACGTTTTCAAAAGGATAATGGAACTGTGCAAAAGGCATACTACCACTTTCGAACCAACAGTCTATCACCTTACCAATGTGCTTTAGTTCTACGCCATCTACTGTAAACGTTACGTCCATGACATTTGGCAAATGATAATCGCTAAGGCTTTTACCTGTTAACTCTTTAAATTCTGCGTAACTGCCTACAACCTTAATAACCTCTGTACCATCGGGCCGTTGGCCTTTCCAAACTGGTATTGGAGTGGCCCAGTATCTATCGCGGCTTAAGTTCCAATCTGGAGCAGAATCTATAATGTTTGCAAAGCGGCCATCCCTTAAGGTGCTTGGTGTCCAGCTCGTTTTACTATTTGCCACAAGCATTTCTTGTTTTTGATCTTGGATATCCATAAACCAACTCGGATGTGCCCGGTACATTAATTTAGACCCACAGCGATGGCAGTGTGGGTATTCATGCTGTATATACTCAACCTTCATTGCAGAACCTTCGGCGACCAAAGTCTTGGCAATTTCTTTGTTTACGGCCCAAATGTTTTGTTCTTGCCAACGGCCAGACGTATAACTACCGTTTTCGTCTACCATTGACACTATTGGAATACCAGCTGTTTTACACAGCTCATAATCATCTTCACCGTACGCTGGTGCTTCGTGTACAATGCCCGTTCCGTCTTCGGCGGTTACGAATTCTGCATGCAGTACTCTGTGTGCCTCTGGACCATGGTTTTCAAATAACGGATGATACCGCTTGCCAACCAGCTCGCTCCCCTTCACTTTTTTTAACACTTTGTATGCTAATGGTTGCTTTTTTCCATCTTTAAACACACGCTCTAAGGCCGCATCTGCTACATACACTTTTTTGCCATCGTATTCTACAAGTGCATATGTAAGTTTAGAATGGAGAGCGATTGCAACATTGGCAGGTAATGTCCATGGCGTAGTCGTCCAGGCAAGTAAGTGTTCATCGGTTTCTTCTAGTTTAAAATACACATACACGCTTGGGTCAGTATCTACTTGGTAACTATTTTCCATGGCAACTTCACTCTTTGATATCGGGGTGGCATCTTTTGTGCAATACACGAGTATTTTTTCGCCTTC
The Candidatus Nomurabacteria bacterium DNA segment above includes these coding regions:
- the rplU gene encoding 50S ribosomal protein L21 — translated: MKKAVITTGGKQYIVAEGDTLQVELLSEDKTVTFEPLLVIDGDKTLVGTPVVTGAKVTAKVDEQDVKTDKVVSIRYKAKKRVHKTRGHRQRKTTITISKIV
- a CDS encoding isoleucine--tRNA ligase; translation: MKFKKEQRKKPAEYEKEVVEYWKQNDTFNKSVANRPDKDRWVFYDGPPFLTGTPHHGHLLISAVKDSVARYQTMKGKHVERRWGWDCHGLPAEVFVEKQLGITNKKDIGVKISIPDYVNACRASMVQTGTEWEDTVDRIGRWVEFKGAYKTMDNEYMESVWWAFKELYEKGKIYEGEKILVYCTKDATPISKSEVAMENSYQVDTDPSVYVYFKLEETDEHLLAWTTTPWTLPANVAIALHSKLTYALVEYDGKKVYVADAALERVFKDGKKQPLAYKVLKKVKGSELVGKRYHPLFENHGPEAHRVLHAEFVTAEDGTGIVHEAPAYGEDDYELCKTAGIPIVSMVDENGSYTSGRWQEQNIWAVNKEIAKTLVAEGSAMKVEYIQHEYPHCHRCGSKLMYRAHPSWFMDIQDQKQEMLVANSKTSWTPSTLRDGRFANIIDSAPDWNLSRDRYWATPIPVWKGQRPDGTEVIKVVGSYAEFKELTGKSLSDYHLPNVMDVTFTVDGVELKHIGKVIDCWFESGSMPFAQFHYPFENVAKFKESFPADFIIEAIDQTRGWFYSLMAVNVGLFGKAPFKNLICTGFINAADGKKMSKKLKNYTDPNELMDAYGADSFRFLLLGSPLLNGEDFSLKDKEVLDVQRKLAMVWNMYDFFTLYAEVDKWEYNPKNKPEISKLKNLLDIWIVSRLHQLSIEVDKSFGDYDLPGAIKPILPFIDDASNWFVRRSRKRFWKTDNDTDKQDAYATLHYVLMTLSRIMAPITPFMSEALYRNLTGKESVHLTDWPHFQSIDTSVIEQMAQIRELITIGLSQRADAGIKVRQPLASAQVNTSVQIPSHLADAYTAILQEELNVKTVMLQHGKEPKVTIDTTLTDELLAEGMVRDVVRQVQSARKKADFNVEDRILCELSTPDKKLSQAIEHHQAYISKETLSSPHVLQNPMYKDSVTIGGATLTIALGK